Below is a window of Candidatus Zixiibacteriota bacterium DNA.
GTGTCGGTCGTGAAGTAGGGGTTGCCCGTGCCGGCGGCCATGATGACGATGCGGCCTTTCTCCATATGGCGGATAGCGCGGCGGCGGATAAACGGTTCGGCCACAGCCTCGATCCGGATCGCCGAGAGCACCCGCGTATACATGCCGTAATTCTCCAGCGTCGACTGCAGCGCCATCGAATTGATGACGGTGGCGAGCATGCCCATGTAATCACCGGTAGCGCGGCCGATGCCGAGCGCAGTGCCCTGGGCGCCGCGGTGGAAATTGCCGCCGCCGATGACGAGGCCGACCTCGACGCCGAGTTCTTTCACGGACTTGATTTCGTTGGCGATGTATTCGAGGCGGCGGAGGTCGATGCCGAAGCCCTGCTCTCCGGCGAGTTGCTCGCCGGAGAGTTTGAGCAGAATCCGTTTATAAACCGGTGCGACCGCCATTATTCACCGAGCCGGTAGCGGACGAAGCGGCGGACGACGATGTTCTCGCC
It encodes the following:
- a CDS encoding UMP kinase, encoding MAVAPVYKRILLKLSGEQLAGEQGFGIDLRRLEYIANEIKSVKELGVEVGLVIGGGNFHRGAQGTALGIGRATGDYMGMLATVINSMALQSTLENYGMYTRVLSAIRIEAVAEPFIRRRAIRHMEKGRIVIMAAGTGNPYFTTDTAAVLRGIETEVDVVLKATKVDGVYDADPMKHPEAKRFAAISYDEVLRRDLKVMDGTAFTLCRENKLPLVVFKLTDAGNLYKVVTGEKIGTLVTFRSEEVV